A stretch of the Teredinibacter haidensis genome encodes the following:
- a CDS encoding SMI1/KNR4 family protein — protein sequence MFTELSVLLERKNQRFICSSLSEVAGGEDKFIANIEHEVSPPVDECLLENAINIVGGQCEFIDFFKKFGSIRLFCDSKSDSSAFYIAHPNEWSELKGELMSWFDGLSVSEYEGLIPDWAKNAIVFGEIPNSSNYYLYRVDSLECGAIYEFVHDGFEFVKIENTFNEFIVYLSTITEELINSIQTYTRCSDGETDTQWLPVGYEYG from the coding sequence ATGTTTACGGAATTATCTGTATTGTTGGAAAGAAAAAATCAACGCTTTATCTGTTCATCTTTAAGTGAGGTGGCTGGGGGGGAGGATAAATTTATTGCGAATATAGAGCATGAAGTTTCTCCTCCAGTTGATGAGTGCCTACTAGAAAATGCTATTAACATTGTAGGAGGGCAATGTGAGTTTATTGATTTTTTTAAAAAATTTGGCAGTATCCGTTTATTTTGTGATTCTAAATCTGACTCTTCGGCCTTTTATATTGCACACCCTAATGAGTGGAGTGAGTTGAAGGGTGAGTTGATGAGTTGGTTTGATGGTTTAAGTGTCAGTGAATATGAAGGCTTGATTCCTGATTGGGCTAAAAACGCAATAGTATTTGGTGAAATCCCCAATTCCAGTAATTACTATTTATATCGAGTAGATAGCTTAGAGTGTGGAGCTATCTATGAGTTTGTACATGATGGATTTGAGTTTGTAAAAATAGAGAATACTTTTAATGAATTTATTGTGTACCTGTCAACTATTACAGAAGAGTTGATAAATAGCATTCAGACTTATACTAGGTGCTCTGATGGGGAAACTGATACTCAGTGGCTCCCCGTAGGCTATGAATATGGTTGA
- a CDS encoding nucleotidyl transferase AbiEii/AbiGii toxin family protein: MSLDPDIVLEIATELGVDPAFVEKDWYSVQALSLIADFSPQSITTIFSGGTSLSKGYGILQRFSEDLDFRCRYEIETSSNQLRKIRSEYRTELIKKISSCDFVSLDESDIAKASNYIKFPLSYEEKQFEHASLRAGLQVEFSFTQPRLEPEIREIQSFLSQFTNGPAETKILCLSPVETASDKLSALTWRVLKRDRSDKNDDPAMIRHLHDLCALKTTVDKNKGLFIDTAESAFETDQKTGKRYTEDGFVESIKSAIVLLGQDDEYRREYAHFVEAMSYADDEDNIGFDEAKANVEELVSYFS; encoded by the coding sequence ATGTCTCTTGATCCAGACATCGTTCTTGAGATCGCGACAGAGCTTGGTGTGGATCCAGCCTTTGTCGAAAAAGATTGGTATTCCGTTCAGGCGCTTTCGTTGATCGCCGATTTTTCTCCCCAAAGTATTACCACTATCTTCTCCGGTGGTACAAGTCTCTCAAAAGGCTACGGTATTCTACAACGATTCTCAGAAGATTTAGATTTTCGTTGTCGATATGAAATTGAAACTTCGAGCAATCAGCTTCGAAAAATTAGATCTGAATACCGAACCGAGCTAATTAAAAAGATAAGTAGCTGTGACTTTGTTTCACTCGATGAATCAGATATTGCCAAAGCCAGTAACTACATAAAGTTTCCTTTATCGTATGAAGAGAAGCAGTTTGAACATGCTTCGCTTCGGGCAGGTTTACAGGTTGAATTTAGCTTTACGCAACCTCGGCTTGAACCGGAGATTCGAGAGATCCAATCATTTTTATCGCAATTTACAAATGGCCCGGCTGAAACAAAAATACTTTGCCTATCTCCAGTTGAGACCGCGTCCGATAAGTTGAGTGCATTAACATGGCGAGTATTAAAACGTGATCGAAGCGATAAAAATGATGATCCTGCGATGATACGGCACCTTCATGATTTGTGCGCATTGAAAACAACAGTAGATAAAAATAAAGGTCTTTTTATTGATACAGCAGAGTCTGCTTTTGAAACAGACCAAAAAACAGGAAAGCGTTATACCGAAGACGGTTTTGTCGAATCAATAAAATCAGCGATTGTGTTACTGGGTCAAGATGATGAATACCGGAGAGAATATGCTCATTTTGTTGAGGCAATGTCTTACGCGGATGACGAAGACAATATTGGTTTTGATGAAGCGAAAGCAAACGTTGAAGAGTTGGTAAGCTATTTCAGTTGA
- the atzF gene encoding allophanate hydrolase, which translates to MLSLKKIDLTISGLLNHYRAGDFKPEQLLQALRKAADDETDNPIWIHRLSNAELQPYIDRLNQYTAHELPLYGIPFAVKDNIDLAQVPTTAACPDFSYTPSESATVVARLIEAGAIPVGKTNMDQFATGLVGVRSPKPWGPCKNAFDPTIISGGSSSGSAIALAKGFVSFSLGTDTAGSGRVPASLNNLVGLKPSRGLISTHGVVPACRSLDCVSIFSLNGDDANTVFDAAVSFDSNDPFSRENIYSNGSRYYQKTEAKRKLGIPSTKSLEFFGNVEGQQLFHEFIAKQLPDTIELVDIDITPFLQAAKLLYGGPWVAERYIATHELFHRKPDALLPVIQTIIGEGQKPTASDAFQASYELQKFRQQALVELQKVDAIITPTNPNYFPIEAVENDPIALNSQLGFYTNFMNLLDCAAIAIPTGFYQNGVGFGVTLFHQAFTDKVLLSMAASLQNHLKLPLGAFSGEFRDQGNSQKQTPYRAIDIVVCGAHMEGLALNWQLTERGAQLKERTKTSANYRFYALSGGPPIRPALVRDSRSNACIDVEIWRIPASELGSFIAEIPSPLGIGKVEMEDGRWLSGFICDDWGLSGAEEITQHSAWRAYLLNGTPNK; encoded by the coding sequence ATGCTTAGCCTGAAAAAAATTGATTTAACCATCAGCGGCCTTTTAAACCATTACCGCGCAGGTGATTTCAAGCCCGAACAATTGCTGCAAGCATTGCGAAAAGCCGCCGATGATGAAACCGATAATCCCATTTGGATTCACCGTCTTTCAAACGCGGAGTTACAGCCCTATATTGATCGCTTAAACCAGTACACTGCACACGAACTGCCCCTGTACGGTATTCCCTTTGCCGTTAAAGATAATATCGATTTGGCTCAGGTTCCCACCACAGCCGCATGCCCAGATTTTAGCTATACGCCCAGCGAATCGGCCACGGTGGTAGCGCGTCTTATTGAAGCTGGCGCTATTCCTGTGGGTAAAACCAATATGGATCAATTCGCTACTGGGCTCGTTGGCGTTCGATCACCAAAACCTTGGGGCCCCTGTAAAAACGCGTTTGACCCCACGATAATTTCCGGGGGCTCCAGCTCTGGCTCAGCCATCGCCCTGGCCAAGGGCTTCGTTAGTTTTTCTCTGGGCACCGATACTGCTGGCTCGGGACGTGTTCCCGCATCGCTCAACAACCTTGTCGGACTAAAGCCGAGCCGAGGTCTGATAAGTACTCATGGTGTCGTCCCGGCGTGTCGCTCACTGGATTGCGTGAGCATTTTTTCCCTGAACGGTGACGATGCCAATACCGTATTTGATGCGGCGGTGAGTTTCGACAGCAACGATCCCTTCAGTCGCGAAAACATATATTCAAATGGTTCCCGCTACTACCAAAAAACAGAGGCTAAACGTAAGCTCGGTATTCCCTCAACAAAAAGCCTGGAATTTTTTGGCAATGTCGAAGGCCAGCAGTTATTTCACGAATTTATTGCTAAGCAACTTCCCGATACCATTGAACTTGTCGATATCGATATCACACCATTTCTACAAGCGGCTAAACTGCTTTATGGTGGCCCGTGGGTGGCCGAACGCTATATTGCCACCCACGAACTTTTTCATCGCAAGCCCGATGCCCTGTTACCCGTTATCCAAACAATTATTGGCGAAGGACAAAAGCCCACCGCCAGTGACGCGTTTCAAGCCAGCTATGAATTACAAAAATTTAGACAGCAAGCGCTTGTTGAGTTACAGAAAGTTGATGCCATTATCACCCCCACCAACCCCAACTATTTTCCCATAGAAGCCGTTGAAAACGATCCCATTGCGCTCAACTCGCAGCTTGGCTTTTACACCAATTTTATGAACCTGCTGGACTGCGCCGCAATTGCGATTCCCACAGGTTTTTACCAAAATGGTGTTGGCTTCGGCGTTACACTTTTTCATCAGGCGTTCACCGACAAAGTATTATTGTCCATGGCTGCAAGCCTTCAAAACCACCTAAAATTACCGCTCGGTGCTTTTTCTGGCGAATTTCGTGACCAGGGAAACTCACAGAAACAAACACCCTACCGAGCAATCGATATCGTCGTCTGCGGTGCACATATGGAAGGCCTAGCGCTTAATTGGCAACTTACCGAACGCGGCGCACAACTTAAAGAACGCACCAAAACATCCGCAAACTATCGCTTTTACGCCCTGTCTGGCGGCCCGCCTATTCGACCCGCACTGGTACGCGACAGCCGCAGCAATGCGTGTATCGACGTCGAAATATGGCGTATACCCGCGAGCGAATTAGGCTCATTTATTGCCGAAATACCCAGCCCATTGGGTATTGGAAAAGTGGAAATGGAAGATGGCCGATGGCTAAGTGGCTTTATTTGCGATGACTGGGGTTTGAGCGGGGCGGAAGAGATTACACAACACAGCGCATGGCGGGCATATCTACTAAATGGGACGCCCAATAAGTAG